In Podospora pseudocomata strain CBS 415.72m chromosome 4, whole genome shotgun sequence, the genomic stretch GAACCAGTTCAGCTCAAGACCATTCACAGACCAGTTCACCGACACCGTCTGATGAAACGTTGATGAGCGATGTGGATGGCCAAGAGACACCCCATCTGGGCCTGGAAGTGATGGAGTCGCCTGTTGGTCATGAGGCCTCAACGGCTATGCTGCTGGGCATCCAAGGCAGCGTCAACTCTCTACAGCAACCCACGGCGAGGCTTACAATACCATCACGGCGGTCAACAGAAAGTGTATCGAGCAAAGGGCCAGCTCGCAGACGATACGAAAAGATTTGTCGAGCCCTACATTCCTTGTTTCCGTCCCAACATGACGTTGACGTTCTCGTCAAATCAACGCCTGCACCCTACTTCATCATCGCACTGTTCCATAGCTACCAGGACATCGTGGAGGGCCTTTCCGAGACTCCTGAGAACATCGCCACAATCCCGCCCCCGAACGCTCATCCCACCGTTTTAGCCAAAGGTTTGATACAGCTGTGCATTTgcatccagcagcaacccccagGAAGCGTGATGTCACAGGAGAGACAGAAACATTTCAACCCCTACAGATTGATGAACGGCATCGTCTCGAAAGTTTCGCAGCTGGTTACTTCCAATGATGACCTTGTTGGGACAGCTGAAGGGCTCCAGTGTCTTATTATTCTCGGACACTGGCATAGCAATGCAGGAAACATCCGCAAAGCCTGGCTCATCTTTCGAAAGGCACTTTCTCTCGCTAccatgatggggttgagtcGTAATGGTACGCAAGCCCTCAGGTTTGCGGATCTGACAACCAACGAGGCCACACGCCCATCACCGATGGCTTTATGGTACTGCATCAACGCAGCTGATCGAAGTTTGTCTCTTATGCTTGGGCTTCCCGCGGGCAGTCCGGACAACACGTTCGCGAGCGAAGAGGCAATGCTCAGGGATAGCCCACGAGAACGTTACAGCAAGATTCACACCGTCATTGCGAAGCGGATACTCGACCACAACCTCTCGCTAGTGTCCGATTTCATGAACCAGAAGGCGGCGGTTTCATACCAGCAGATTGATCACGAGCTCGAGCACGCGGCCAAGATCATGCCTTCTGACTGGTGGTTCGTTCCCACATTGCCATCAGAATGGCAGGCAGACTGGGAACAGGCTAAAGCGGCCATCTGCCATCTCGTTCTCCAGATCAACCACTTCAACCTTTcgctcatcctccacctgccCTACATCATACACAGCATATCAACTGGAGCCCCTGTTGGCGATGACCACAAGCCCTCCCTCGGCCGCGCCCGCCAAATCCTGCAACGCTACATGGCCTACCAAAGCAtctcccaatcccaccagACCTGGACGTGTTATCAAGTGTCCTACGCAGCCCTCATGGCCTCCACAGCCCTCTGTCTATTCACCCTGACCAACCAGACCAGCGAAGCGGACATCAAGCTCGTCAGCCTCACTCTGTCAAAAATGCAGCACCTTGCCCTACTCCAACCCCATAACAGGCTATCCCAGTCATCTGTCACCCTCATATCCCAACTCCTCGACATGATCGACTCGGGAATCAAGCaacccctcaacctcaacctcaacctccccttcttcggcctcatcaacatcaacaacgcccgcacatcccctccaccgaccatgtcaccgccatcacagcaagcagcaaaaagaagTGTCAGCTCCTCTGCCCACTCACCACACATGATCCCCGTGCCAGCTGCCTCCCCCGGGCCGCCAGGCGGCAGCCTCTCGCCCCATCCACACCCACCACGAGGAAGGCAAAGAAATGTCACTGTCCCGATTGGGTTTCACACATCGCTGACAGATCCTTCCCTTCAGGGCCATGGGAACGCACACCAGAGTCCCATCTCTGgtcatgggggaggggatgggtaTCACAATTTGCATCACGGGATGGGGTTTGATGctcaccaacatcagcagcagcagacgcagcagcaacactctGATAATGATAGAAGTAGTAGTTTGGGAGAGATTCCAATGGGATcaggaggggaggattggGTGTTTACTGGTATGGAGTCGGGTTATTGGGGTTTAATGAACCAGGGGTTGTGAGTTGATTTGGGATGTAGCATATACATACCTAGGTGCGTTTGGGTGATAGAAATTATAGATAGGAATCAGAGGGTGTCGAAATTTGGATACCTTATAGAAAGAACGAACAAGATACATTCCCCTCACCCACTTCGGCTTCATATTGGCCAAAGGGCTTGGGTTGTGGACAAAGGTGGTAAGGTAAGACTTTGCTGTCCTACGCCAGAACGACTCTTTGTCGCTCCCAAGCAATGTTTTCCATCGCCATGTCTGAGTCGGCGGACCACACACCGATTCGCTCAAATATATATGTGCCAACATCGTCCTTACCCTTGATTACCAGCCCATAGCTCCGTACCTCGTCTTCAAAGAATACTTTGACCAAATGAATCACAAAGACTTCTTGTAGACCGttttccatctcatccaactTCCAATCGGGAACCCATTTCAACATCGTGGCACTTTTAGTACTCGTGCCAGTCAGCCGAATTCCTTCTCCGTCCGCCAGACTTCCCCTAGCAACCGGTCCACTGACGGTCAGGGTCCCATTATCCACCAAACTCCTTGCCTCCGACACAAGCTTCCCATTCCGCCACACCTCCACATTTTCCACGCCTGTGCAAAAGACAAGGTCATGCTCTTTGGAGTTGATCTTATCCAAGATCCCCCTCGGCAGAAACCCAATCCTACCACTGACCGAcgcccaagaccaagacggcGCACAATACAtctcctgcctctcctctACCTCCTTCACAACCCACAACAGCCCTAGAGCCAACAGCTCCGAGTCCCACAACCCAGCCAGATAACCCACCTTTCCTCTTTGCTGCACCAGCTCCGCCACTCCCGCTAACGCGACCAATCGATCTGTCTGCCTCGTCAGCTGCCCCTTGCTATAAACACTCACAATCTCATACCACCTCTTCCAAAACTCGACCTTCTCCCCAAACCTCTGCGTCTCCACCGGCCCCAACCTCTGCAGCACATCCAACGCCCCTCTTATCCCTCTCACCGCTCTCCTCTCCTGGGGAGTATGCCCCTCCCCATTGATGTTGTGCTGCCCCGTCAACGACCGAATCGCCTCGATCCAGTTGACCAACCTCCCATCCTGCACCATGTACGGCGTGCTGTCATACCCCACCCCGTTCACGTGCAGTTCGGACGCCTGGAGAGTGTTGCACTCAAACAGCACCACATCCTCGCAAAAGTGtatcaccctcctcgccagcaaCCTCTCCTGGAAAGCCCACGCGCGGTTGGTGAGCGGCGATTGCTCCACCCTCCAGTAAAAGAGCGCTctcagcggcggcgggttgGAGACAAAACACCTCCTTTTTTCGGAGGTCATGATGTTCTGCTCGACCCACGAGAGCGATCGGTCTCGGAAGCAACCGCCGGTCGAATCGGACGATGCTGTCGCGGCGAGGACGCAGTGGGCGTGGGTGAAGACTTGGCCCATGGTGGGGGACTCGGCCGCCCAGTCGGCGGGGGAGTCTTGTATGATGCAGAGGGAGTCGATCCAGAGGTAGCAGATGCCTAGCCGGCGGGTGGTGGCAATGGCGTGGCggaagttgagggggagggtgtccTCGGTGATGTAGTTCTTCATGAACCTGTGcctggaggtggtgagcttGCAGGCGATGTTGCCGCCCCAGCAGTGGGAGAGGGCGACGTATTCGCCTGCGCCGTCCTTGAGGTCGATCAGGAAGTC encodes the following:
- a CDS encoding hypothetical protein (EggNog:ENOG503NZ3R; COG:K) yields the protein MEEQAQRSGSDARRRKVRKGTHSCWECRRRKIRCQFGKQDDTVCLPCQARGSVCRSQEFVDAQPPQLPDRRLAQRLARLEDLVARVVDRVMPETGSGTSSAQDHSQTSSPTPSDETLMSDVDGQETPHLGLEVMESPVGHEASTAMLLGIQGSVNSLQQPTARLTIPSRRSTESVSSKGPARRRYEKICRALHSLFPSQHDVDVLVKSTPAPYFIIALFHSYQDIVEGLSETPENIATIPPPNAHPTVLAKGLIQLCICIQQQPPGSVMSQERQKHFNPYRLMNGIVSKVSQLVTSNDDLVGTAEGLQCLIILGHWHSNAGNIRKAWLIFRKALSLATMMGLSRNGTQALRFADLTTNEATRPSPMALWYCINAADRSLSLMLGLPAGSPDNTFASEEAMLRDSPRERYSKIHTVIAKRILDHNLSLVSDFMNQKAAVSYQQIDHELEHAAKIMPSDWWFVPTLPSEWQADWEQAKAAICHLVLQINHFNLSLILHLPYIIHSISTGAPVGDDHKPSLGRARQILQRYMAYQSISQSHQTWTCYQVSYAALMASTALCLFTLTNQTSEADIKLVSLTLSKMQHLALLQPHNRLSQSSVTLISQLLDMIDSGIKQPLNLNLNLPFFGLININNARTSPPPTMSPPSQQAAKRSVSSSAHSPHMIPVPAASPGPPGGSLSPHPHPPRGRQRNVTVPIGFHTSLTDPSLQGHGNAHQSPISGHGGGDGYHNLHHGMGFDAHQHQQQQTQQQHSDNDRSSSLGEIPMGSGGEDWVFTGMESGYWGLMNQGL
- a CDS encoding hypothetical protein (EggNog:ENOG503PCGF; COG:S), whose translation is MPRRYGRTRRPPPKNMGKTFLCGLPIVLVTYLYFRYFPTPGEEDIGSSFLAVEFIIWAILIAFDEPAFVIYFIPSLIGAVIFAALSHADVDTRVQFIICISLAPAMILAFAFAAVLYGVMAYFILGFAWSLGCHFVLRPIRNFPSIVYRLSGGRYVTRWPRFRSKHRFGDVRLCERCKEVVGQSGLLSGTWAMFTRAEERHLLCDRIQEMEDSGCSLCEALLSQRLADEEETGAPMLIRGYGTVNTRYGERDLEAGGVKLKLEFVRNPLWSEQGPTLAVSLEAGGAKKELGLQVSEGLLTAEQKIPRFTGSDATVKTITTWLKDCSSHKACQLPHNTPPFRPTRLIAVGTVKNPKLRLIDTKSDMDFLIDLKDGAGEYVALSHCWGGNIACKLTTSRHRFMKNYITEDTLPLNFRHAIATTRRLGICYLWIDSLCIIQDSPADWAAESPTMGQVFTHAHCVLAATASSDSTGGCFRDRSLSWVEQNIMTSEKRRCFVSNPPPLRALFYWRVEQSPLTNRAWAFQERLLARRVIHFCEDVVLFECNTLQASELHVNGVGYDSTPYMVQDGRLVNWIEAIRSLTGQHNINGEGHTPQERRAVRGIRGALDVLQRLGPVETQRFGEKVEFWKRWYEIVSVYSKGQLTRQTDRLVALAGVAELVQQRGKVGYLAGLWDSELLALGLLWVVKEVEERQEMYCAPSWSWASVSGRIGFLPRGILDKINSKEHDLVFCTGVENVEVWRNGKLVSEARSLVDNGTLTVSGPVARGSLADGEGIRLTGTSTKSATMLKWVPDWKLDEMENGLQEVFVIHLVKVFFEDEVRSYGLVIKGKDDVGTYIFERIGVWSADSDMAMENIAWERQRVVLAKHPILPS